One window of Lawsonibacter asaccharolyticus genomic DNA carries:
- a CDS encoding DNA-binding helix-turn-helix protein: MLSERIYQFRRKSGLSQEQLAEKIGVSRQAISKWESGTSMPEFQKLLALSECFHITLDELVKDRGAEERTEETRSTPKEAKGPKAMDQKAGICLCLAGAICLTLSGLMMVISPGAAEQLNTASTITLNGSGVLIALCVLLMVTGAVLILRKK; the protein is encoded by the coding sequence ATGTTGTCTGAAAGAATATATCAGTTCAGACGAAAGAGCGGCCTTTCTCAAGAGCAGCTTGCGGAGAAGATAGGCGTTTCGAGACAGGCCATCTCCAAATGGGAGAGCGGAACATCAATGCCTGAATTTCAAAAACTGTTGGCTTTGAGCGAGTGCTTCCACATCACCCTTGATGAACTTGTAAAGGACAGAGGGGCTGAGGAAAGGACAGAAGAAACACGGTCAACGCCAAAAGAAGCCAAGGGCCCGAAAGCCATGGATCAGAAAGCCGGCATTTGTCTTTGCCTGGCTGGCGCCATCTGTCTGACACTATCCGGACTCATGATGGTCATAAGCCCCGGTGCGGCAGAGCAGCTGAATACCGCTTCAACGATCACCCTCAATGGGTCTGGTGTGCTCATCGCCCTGTGCGTCCTTTTGATGGTCACTGGAGCGGTCCTGATCCTGCGAAAGAAATGA
- a CDS encoding undecaprenyl-diphosphatase produces MTYWMSILMGILQGIAEFLPISSSGHLALFQHFFAMENVEESQMFFTVLLHFATLIAVCVYYWQDIIDMIREFFLGIRDLASRGRRGREKLPPARRLVLLIIVATLPLFVVLPIKDLVEGAMSNVTFVSFALLATGFILFFSDRMARGRKTERTATVLDALLVGCAQALGTLPGISRSGITISAGMLRGYDRTFAVRFSFLMSLPAVFGATLLELIDAVQAGIDTSLLPVYLVGMLVAGVVGYFAIRLVNLLAGKGKFGAFAYYCWAAGAISLAASLAGL; encoded by the coding sequence TTGACCTATTGGATGTCGATCTTGATGGGGATCCTGCAGGGGATCGCGGAATTCCTGCCCATCTCCAGCTCGGGCCACCTGGCCCTGTTCCAGCACTTCTTCGCCATGGAAAACGTGGAGGAGTCCCAGATGTTTTTCACGGTGCTCCTGCACTTTGCCACCCTGATCGCGGTGTGCGTCTACTACTGGCAGGACATCATCGACATGATCCGGGAATTTTTCCTGGGCATCCGGGACCTGGCCTCCAGGGGACGGCGGGGCCGGGAGAAGCTGCCCCCCGCCCGGCGGCTGGTGCTGCTCATCATTGTGGCTACCCTGCCCCTGTTTGTGGTGCTGCCGATCAAGGATCTTGTGGAGGGGGCCATGTCCAACGTGACCTTTGTCTCTTTCGCCCTGCTGGCCACCGGCTTCATCCTGTTTTTCTCCGACCGGATGGCCCGGGGGCGGAAAACGGAGCGGACTGCCACTGTGCTGGACGCCCTTCTGGTGGGCTGCGCCCAGGCGCTGGGCACCCTGCCCGGCATCTCCCGGTCCGGCATCACCATCTCGGCGGGGATGCTGCGGGGCTATGACCGCACCTTTGCCGTCCGGTTCTCCTTCCTGATGAGCCTGCCTGCCGTCTTCGGCGCCACCCTGCTGGAGCTGATCGACGCGGTCCAGGCGGGGATCGACACCAGCCTTCTGCCCGTCTATCTGGTGGGCATGCTGGTGGCCGGCGTGGTGGGCTACTTCGCCATCCGCCTGGTGAACCTGCTGGCGGGCAAGGGAAAGTTCGGCGCCTTTGCCTACTACTGCTGGGCGGCGGGAGCCATCTCCCTGGCCGCCAGCCTGGCGGGGCTGTGA
- a CDS encoding ABC transporter: MIDVKNLSKSFGDHLVLDDITESIQVGEKVVIIGPSGSGKSTFLRCLNLLETPTKGTITFNGTEITDPKAKIDQIRQQMGMVFQHFNLFPNMTIRKNITLAPVRTKLLTQAEADDTATTLLRRVGLEDKADSYPAQLSGGQKQRIAIVRALAMKPKVMLFDEPTSALDPEMVGEVLEVMKQLADEGMTMVVVTHEMGFAREVGSRVLFMDGGKILEQEQPQAFFSNPKHPRTQLFLSKVL, encoded by the coding sequence GTGATCGACGTTAAAAATCTGAGCAAGTCCTTTGGCGACCACCTGGTGCTGGACGACATCACTGAGTCCATCCAGGTGGGGGAGAAGGTGGTCATCATCGGCCCCTCCGGCTCCGGCAAGTCCACCTTCCTGCGCTGTCTCAACCTGTTGGAGACCCCCACCAAGGGGACCATTACCTTCAACGGCACAGAGATCACCGATCCCAAGGCGAAGATCGACCAGATCCGCCAGCAGATGGGGATGGTGTTCCAGCATTTCAACCTGTTCCCCAACATGACCATCCGAAAAAACATCACCCTCGCCCCGGTGCGCACCAAGCTCTTGACCCAGGCCGAGGCCGACGACACCGCCACCACCCTGCTGCGCCGGGTGGGACTGGAGGACAAGGCGGACTCCTACCCCGCCCAGCTCTCCGGCGGGCAGAAGCAGCGCATCGCCATCGTCCGTGCCCTGGCCATGAAGCCCAAGGTGATGCTTTTTGACGAGCCCACCTCCGCCCTGGACCCGGAGATGGTAGGTGAGGTGCTGGAGGTCATGAAGCAGCTGGCCGATGAGGGAATGACCATGGTGGTGGTCACCCATGAGATGGGCTTCGCCCGGGAGGTGGGCAGCCGGGTGCTCTTCATGGATGGCGGAAAGATCCTGGAGCAGGAGCAGCCCCAGGCCTTCTTCTCCAATCCTAAGCACCCCCGCACCCAGCTCTTCCTCTCCAAAGTCCTGTAA
- a CDS encoding alanyl-tRNA synthetase: protein MREPKPFGLNELREMFLSFFESKGHLRLPSFSLIPQNDASLLLINSGMAPMKPWFTGEQEPPRHRVCTCQKCIRTGDIENIGKTARHGTYFEMLGNFSFGDYFKREAIAWSWEFLTSPEWVGLDPDRLYPSVFEGNETTPADDEAMAIWRDEIGIPEDRIFKFGKADNFWEHGSGPCGPCSEIYYDRGPAYGCGKPGCTVGCDCDRYIEVWNIVFSQFDNDGEGHYTELKQKNIDTGMGLERLACVCQGVDSLFDVDTVMNITHKVSQITGAHYGESHSKDVSLRVITDHIRSATFMICDGVLPSNEGRGYVLRRLLRRAARHGKLLGVDHPFLYEVCDTVIHENEGHYPELRERQDYITKVIRVEEENFAKTIDGGLKIFGEMLEGHKARGEKTFSGADAFKLYDTYGFPIDLTIEMVEDEGMELDKAAFDTLMEEQKTRARKAREALGDLGWAGVEFGKDMPATQFLGYESHSAQGKVLALVAGEELREELGTGAEGILVLDQTPFYAEMGGQVADHGVVENDGFRFQVSDVQKNKGGKYMHYGRVLSGNVKVGDTVTASIDAKRRRAIQRAHTATHLLHKALQTVLGDHVHQAGSLVEPDFLRFDFTHFSAMTPEELSEVNRLVNESILEGYPVDTKVMDIEEAKKTGATALFGEKYGDTVRVVDMGGYSVEFCGGTHLDNTAKAGVFHISSEFSVASGVRRIEATTGQASLDVMNRNQEMLFQAAAALKAKPGELRDKAEHIMTEMKELRQSLEKFRAKEALGEAERFLFSAHEVGGLKVLTATVPDADASRLRNMGDFLRDKEPSVVAVLASVNGEKITFLAVCGKEAVKRGVKAGDIIKQVSAIAGGSGGGKPDSAMGGGKDVLMLDNALAMVDNVVSMKLGL from the coding sequence ATGCGCGAGCCCAAGCCCTTTGGCCTGAATGAACTGAGGGAGATGTTCCTGTCTTTTTTTGAGAGCAAGGGACATCTCCGCCTGCCCAGCTTCTCCCTGATCCCCCAGAACGACGCCTCCCTGCTGCTCATCAACAGCGGCATGGCGCCCATGAAGCCCTGGTTCACCGGGGAGCAGGAGCCCCCCCGCCACCGCGTCTGCACCTGTCAGAAGTGCATCCGCACCGGCGACATCGAGAACATCGGCAAGACCGCCCGCCACGGCACCTATTTCGAGATGCTGGGCAACTTCTCCTTCGGCGACTACTTCAAGCGCGAGGCCATCGCCTGGTCCTGGGAGTTCCTGACCAGCCCGGAGTGGGTGGGCCTGGACCCGGACCGGCTGTATCCCTCCGTCTTTGAGGGCAACGAGACCACCCCCGCCGACGACGAGGCCATGGCCATCTGGCGGGACGAGATCGGCATTCCGGAGGACCGCATCTTCAAGTTCGGCAAGGCGGACAACTTCTGGGAGCACGGCTCCGGCCCCTGCGGCCCCTGCTCCGAGATCTACTACGACCGGGGCCCGGCCTATGGCTGCGGCAAGCCGGGGTGCACTGTGGGCTGCGACTGCGACCGCTATATCGAGGTGTGGAACATCGTCTTCTCCCAGTTCGACAACGACGGGGAGGGCCACTACACTGAGCTGAAGCAGAAGAACATCGACACCGGCATGGGACTGGAGCGCCTGGCCTGCGTGTGCCAGGGGGTGGACTCCCTCTTTGATGTGGACACCGTGATGAACATCACCCACAAGGTGTCCCAGATCACCGGCGCCCACTACGGCGAGAGCCACAGCAAGGACGTGTCCCTCCGGGTCATCACAGACCACATCCGCTCCGCCACCTTCATGATCTGTGACGGCGTGCTCCCCTCCAACGAGGGCCGGGGCTATGTGCTCCGCCGTCTGCTGCGCCGGGCCGCCCGCCACGGCAAGCTGCTGGGGGTGGACCACCCCTTCCTGTATGAGGTGTGCGACACCGTCATCCATGAGAACGAGGGCCACTATCCTGAGCTGCGGGAGCGCCAGGACTATATCACCAAGGTCATCCGGGTGGAGGAGGAGAACTTCGCCAAGACCATCGACGGCGGCCTGAAGATCTTCGGGGAGATGCTGGAAGGGCACAAGGCCCGGGGGGAGAAGACCTTCTCCGGGGCGGACGCCTTCAAGCTGTATGACACCTACGGCTTCCCCATCGACCTGACCATCGAGATGGTGGAGGACGAGGGCATGGAGCTGGACAAGGCCGCCTTCGACACCCTGATGGAGGAGCAGAAGACCCGGGCCCGGAAGGCCCGGGAGGCCCTGGGCGACCTGGGCTGGGCCGGCGTGGAGTTTGGCAAGGACATGCCCGCCACCCAGTTCCTGGGCTATGAGAGCCATTCTGCCCAGGGGAAGGTGCTGGCCCTGGTGGCGGGCGAGGAGCTGCGGGAGGAGCTGGGCACCGGCGCCGAGGGCATCCTGGTGCTGGATCAGACTCCCTTCTACGCCGAGATGGGCGGCCAGGTGGCCGACCACGGCGTGGTGGAGAACGACGGCTTCCGCTTCCAGGTTAGCGACGTACAGAAGAACAAGGGCGGGAAATATATGCACTACGGCCGGGTGCTCTCCGGCAATGTGAAGGTGGGGGATACGGTCACCGCCTCCATCGACGCCAAGCGCCGCCGGGCCATCCAGCGGGCCCACACCGCCACCCATCTGCTGCACAAGGCCCTCCAGACCGTGCTGGGCGACCACGTGCATCAGGCCGGCTCCCTGGTGGAGCCCGACTTCCTCCGCTTCGACTTCACCCACTTCTCCGCCATGACGCCGGAGGAGCTGAGCGAGGTGAACCGCCTGGTGAATGAGTCCATCCTGGAGGGATATCCGGTGGACACCAAGGTGATGGACATCGAGGAGGCCAAGAAGACCGGCGCCACCGCCCTGTTCGGCGAGAAGTACGGCGACACCGTCCGGGTGGTGGACATGGGGGGGTACTCCGTGGAGTTCTGCGGCGGAACCCATCTGGACAACACCGCCAAGGCGGGGGTGTTCCACATCTCCAGCGAGTTCTCTGTGGCCTCCGGCGTGCGCCGCATCGAGGCCACCACCGGGCAGGCGTCCCTGGACGTGATGAACCGCAACCAGGAGATGCTCTTCCAGGCCGCTGCCGCCCTGAAGGCCAAGCCCGGCGAACTGCGGGACAAGGCGGAGCACATCATGACGGAGATGAAGGAGCTGCGCCAGTCCCTGGAGAAATTCCGAGCCAAGGAGGCTCTGGGCGAGGCTGAGCGGTTCCTCTTCTCGGCCCACGAGGTGGGCGGCCTGAAGGTCCTCACTGCCACCGTGCCCGATGCCGATGCCAGCCGTCTGCGGAACATGGGCGACTTCCTGCGTGACAAAGAGCCCAGCGTGGTGGCGGTGCTGGCCTCCGTCAATGGGGAGAAGATCACCTTCCTGGCGGTGTGCGGCAAGGAGGCCGTCAAGCGGGGCGTGAAGGCGGGGGATATCATCAAGCAGGTGTCCGCCATCGCCGGCGGTTCCGGCGGCGGCAAGCCGGACAGCGCCATGGGCGGCGGCAAGGACGTACTGATGCTGGATAATGCCCTGGCCATGGTGGACAACGTGGTGTCCATGAAGCTGGGACTGTAA
- a CDS encoding arsenate reductase-like protein translates to MLFVCYPKCTTCQKARAFLEERAIPYEFRDIKLDNPKKEELREWQHRSGLPLKRFFNTSGLQYKALGLKDRLPGMDEEEQLDLLAADGMLVKRPILAGEDFVLVGFKPAEWEARFGKNGGNG, encoded by the coding sequence ATGCTCTTTGTATGCTACCCCAAATGCACCACCTGCCAGAAGGCAAGGGCCTTTCTGGAGGAACGGGCGATCCCCTATGAGTTCCGGGACATCAAGCTGGACAACCCCAAAAAGGAGGAGCTGCGGGAGTGGCAGCACAGGAGCGGCCTGCCCCTGAAGCGATTTTTCAACACCAGCGGCCTGCAATACAAGGCTCTGGGCCTGAAGGACAGGCTGCCCGGCATGGACGAGGAGGAGCAGCTGGACCTGCTGGCTGCGGACGGGATGCTGGTCAAGCGGCCCATCCTGGCGGGAGAGGACTTCGTGCTGGTGGGCTTCAAGCCCGCCGAATGGGAGGCACGTTTTGGAAAAAACGGCGGGAACGGTTGA
- a CDS encoding ABC transporter substrate-binding protein — MKKFLALTLSLAMALSLAACGGSGSGSASSAPAASSGVSSSAGDAGSSTGSTSTPAELTTVEAGKLIMSTNAAFPPYEMTDDSGNVVGIDAEIAGAIADKLGLELVIDDMDFDAAQLAVQQGKSDICMAGLSVTEDRLLVMDFSDSYATGIQVVIVPEGSDVTLDNLGEQLIGTQRATTGNIYCTDDYGEDHVIAYDDGIVAVQDLLNGKVDAVVIDKAPAQEFVSANPGLVILDTEYANEDYAIGVAKGNTALVDAVNGALAELTADGTIQSIIEKYIPAEG; from the coding sequence ATGAAAAAGTTTCTTGCTTTGACCTTGTCCCTGGCCATGGCCCTGAGCCTGGCCGCCTGCGGCGGCTCCGGAAGCGGCTCCGCTTCCTCCGCCCCCGCCGCTTCCTCCGGCGTGTCCTCTTCCGCCGGGGACGCCGGCTCCAGCACCGGCAGCACCAGCACCCCCGCCGAGCTGACCACCGTGGAGGCCGGCAAACTCATCATGTCCACCAACGCCGCCTTCCCTCCCTATGAGATGACCGACGACAGCGGCAATGTGGTGGGCATCGACGCCGAGATCGCCGGCGCCATCGCTGACAAGCTGGGCCTGGAGCTGGTCATTGACGACATGGACTTCGACGCCGCCCAGCTGGCGGTCCAGCAGGGTAAGAGCGACATCTGCATGGCCGGCCTGTCCGTCACCGAGGACCGCCTGCTGGTCATGGACTTCTCTGACAGCTACGCCACCGGCATCCAGGTCGTCATCGTGCCCGAGGGCTCCGACGTCACTCTGGACAACCTGGGCGAGCAGCTCATCGGCACCCAGCGGGCCACCACCGGCAACATCTACTGCACCGACGACTACGGCGAGGACCATGTGATCGCCTATGACGACGGCATCGTGGCCGTGCAGGACCTGCTCAACGGCAAGGTGGACGCCGTGGTCATCGACAAGGCCCCTGCCCAGGAGTTCGTGTCCGCCAACCCCGGCCTGGTCATTCTGGACACCGAGTATGCCAACGAGGACTACGCCATCGGCGTGGCCAAGGGCAACACCGCTCTGGTGGACGCCGTGAACGGCGCGCTGGCCGAGCTCACCGCCGACGGGACCATTCAGTCCATCATTGAGAAGTACATCCCCGCGGAGGGCTGA
- a CDS encoding DNA repair protein RecO, with protein MHMRTKALVLRAVDYKESDKILTLLTQESGKLTASARGCRKKGSPVAAGVQLLAWSDLVLYEYRGRWTVKEAAVEREFLGLRRDVERLALACYFAEAAEALAVEDVPAPELLSLVLNSLYALDQMPQKPLALVKAAFELRLMCAAGYEPILDGCAVCGAERPEEPRFHLREGALHCAKCRGGVGEGISMPVSPPVLAAMRHVVCGDARRLFSFRLDSGALEELAGVSEAYLLTQLERGFRTLDFYKQMTLPAGPDR; from the coding sequence ATGCATATGCGCACCAAAGCGCTGGTCCTCCGTGCGGTGGATTACAAGGAGTCGGACAAGATCCTGACCCTGCTGACCCAGGAGAGCGGGAAGCTCACCGCCTCGGCCCGGGGCTGCCGTAAGAAGGGGAGCCCGGTGGCCGCCGGGGTCCAGCTGCTGGCCTGGTCGGACCTGGTGCTGTATGAGTACCGGGGCCGCTGGACCGTGAAGGAGGCAGCGGTGGAGCGGGAGTTTCTGGGGCTGCGCCGGGATGTGGAGCGGCTGGCCCTGGCCTGCTACTTCGCCGAGGCGGCGGAGGCGCTGGCGGTGGAGGACGTGCCGGCGCCGGAGCTGCTCTCCCTGGTGCTCAACAGCCTGTATGCCCTGGACCAGATGCCCCAGAAGCCCCTGGCCCTGGTCAAGGCGGCCTTTGAGCTGCGGCTGATGTGCGCTGCGGGCTATGAGCCCATCCTGGACGGCTGCGCCGTCTGCGGCGCGGAACGGCCGGAGGAGCCCCGCTTCCACCTGCGGGAGGGGGCGCTCCACTGCGCCAAATGCCGAGGCGGTGTGGGGGAGGGGATCTCCATGCCGGTCTCGCCCCCCGTCCTGGCCGCTATGCGGCATGTGGTCTGCGGGGACGCCCGGCGGCTGTTTTCCTTCCGGCTGGACAGCGGGGCCCTGGAGGAGCTGGCCGGGGTGAGCGAGGCGTATCTGCTCACCCAGCTGGAACGGGGCTTCCGCACCCTGGACTTCTATAAGCAGATGACCCTGCCGGCCGGGCCGGACAGGTGA
- a CDS encoding amino acid ABC transporter membrane protein — MDLAYYYELWRGMMLSADPAVADAVAWWQEFYVKFYMAFIEADRWKQYLDGIGTTLTATALALVLGVVLGILVALVRTAHDQQRADRRRNPVLGLFNGVCKVYVTVIRGTPMMVQLLIWSSVVFVSSRNFTQIGILGLGINSGAYVAEIIRGGLMAVDGGQMEAGRSLGLNYFDTMRFIVIPQAIKAILPALGNEFIILLKDTSLITVIGGKELLHAAQGIMGRTYEAMFPLIGIACMYLVLVMIFTWLLGKLERRLRQSDRR; from the coding sequence ATGGACCTGGCCTACTATTATGAGCTATGGCGCGGGATGATGCTCTCCGCTGACCCGGCTGTTGCAGACGCCGTCGCCTGGTGGCAGGAATTTTATGTGAAGTTCTATATGGCCTTTATTGAGGCCGACCGCTGGAAACAGTATCTGGACGGGATCGGGACCACCCTCACCGCCACTGCTCTGGCCCTGGTCCTGGGCGTAGTCCTGGGGATCCTGGTGGCTCTGGTGCGCACCGCCCACGACCAGCAGCGCGCCGACCGCCGCAGGAACCCGGTCCTCGGCCTGTTCAACGGGGTATGCAAGGTGTACGTCACCGTCATCCGCGGCACCCCCATGATGGTCCAGCTGCTGATTTGGAGCTCCGTGGTATTCGTCAGCAGCCGCAATTTCACCCAAATTGGAATCCTGGGCCTGGGCATCAACTCCGGAGCTTATGTGGCGGAGATCATCCGCGGTGGGCTGATGGCGGTGGACGGCGGTCAGATGGAGGCGGGCCGCTCCCTGGGGCTGAATTACTTTGATACCATGCGCTTCATCGTCATCCCACAGGCCATCAAGGCCATCCTCCCCGCCCTGGGCAACGAGTTCATCATCCTGCTCAAAGATACCTCTTTGATCACGGTCATCGGCGGCAAGGAGCTGCTCCACGCCGCTCAGGGCATCATGGGCCGTACTTACGAGGCAATGTTCCCTCTGATCGGCATCGCCTGCATGTATCTTGTTCTGGTCATGATCTTCACCTGGCTTCTGGGCAAACTGGAAAGGAGGCTGCGTCAAAGTGATCGACGTTAA